Proteins from one Candidatus Alcyoniella australis genomic window:
- a CDS encoding YkvA family protein, which translates to MASSREQFVRNHFKGKVNALLAQAYLPDHVRRLLDYVKTFYQMAFDPAYKLPRATKALIVFVLFYFIMPFDLIPDMVPVSGLLDDFVVSAYLFKKLAEQIERYRAWRRSQGPLIDVED; encoded by the coding sequence ATGGCTTCTTCTCGCGAACAATTCGTGCGCAATCACTTCAAGGGCAAAGTCAACGCGCTGCTGGCCCAGGCCTATTTGCCGGACCACGTGCGGCGGTTGCTCGATTACGTCAAGACTTTTTACCAGATGGCGTTCGACCCGGCCTACAAGCTGCCGCGGGCGACCAAGGCGCTGATCGTGTTCGTGCTGTTCTACTTTATAATGCCCTTTGATCTGATCCCGGACATGGTGCCGGTCAGCGGGCTGCTCGACGACTTCGTGGTGTCGGCCTATTTATTCAAGAAGCTGGCCGAGCAGATCGAGCGCTACCGCGCCTGGCGACGATCCCAGGGTCCGCTGATCGACGTCGAGGATTAA
- a CDS encoding metallophosphoesterase, giving the protein MNTVLLGDLHLTDADPRRGYKRPEVFADQRLLQCLEWIEGLDNSRLILTGDVFDIDLVVLEQPGADPGQAAVRKLSKVFADHQPLLAALARFAARGRLQWLMGNHDLELSLPQARRALDDELERHAPGAAAGLRLHRWALYEPGLLWAEHGHVYDAYACSHDPFDPRLDDGIYFPFGCLVNQQLSNALTSFNPNSDEQVHQGIAGYLRHWLRFDFWPPWRLPLAYLTNAATVYKRALDQRARLDALPGLDELTQRAVDELGLQREQARELLRELPRPVIHFSRFEPLRTLLLDKAVLIPALAVGAGAAVVASSSPVAPLFWPLCAVAFYMGYEWLLGPSKAVGKERVLPRIGLRAAEIVDAPLCVMGHSHDPGRVEGQGRTYLNPGSWGPLFSDVECTRRSSKADTLVRIEHGEGPPRAELLAWRNGRAVRL; this is encoded by the coding sequence ATGAATACAGTATTACTCGGCGACCTGCATCTGACCGACGCTGACCCGCGGCGCGGGTACAAGCGGCCCGAGGTCTTTGCCGACCAGCGGCTGTTGCAGTGCCTGGAGTGGATCGAGGGCCTGGACAATTCGCGGCTGATCCTCACCGGCGATGTGTTCGACATCGACCTGGTAGTGCTCGAACAGCCCGGCGCTGATCCGGGCCAGGCCGCGGTGCGCAAATTAAGTAAGGTCTTTGCCGACCATCAGCCGTTGCTCGCGGCCCTGGCGCGTTTCGCGGCCCGCGGTCGGTTGCAGTGGCTGATGGGCAATCACGACCTGGAGCTGAGCCTACCGCAGGCGCGCCGGGCGCTGGATGACGAGCTGGAGCGCCACGCGCCGGGCGCGGCCGCCGGGTTGCGGCTGCATCGTTGGGCGCTGTACGAGCCGGGCCTGCTGTGGGCCGAGCACGGACACGTGTACGACGCCTACGCCTGCTCCCACGATCCGTTCGACCCGCGTCTGGACGATGGGATCTACTTTCCCTTCGGCTGCCTTGTCAACCAGCAGTTGAGCAACGCGCTGACCAGCTTCAATCCCAACAGCGACGAGCAGGTGCACCAGGGGATCGCGGGCTATCTGCGGCACTGGCTGCGTTTCGACTTTTGGCCGCCGTGGCGTCTGCCTCTGGCCTACCTGACCAACGCCGCGACCGTGTACAAGCGGGCGCTGGATCAGCGCGCGCGGCTCGATGCATTGCCCGGCCTGGACGAGCTGACTCAGCGGGCTGTGGATGAGCTGGGGCTCCAGCGCGAGCAGGCGCGCGAGCTGCTGCGCGAACTGCCGCGGCCGGTTATTCACTTCTCGCGCTTCGAGCCGTTGCGCACGCTGCTGCTGGACAAGGCCGTGCTGATCCCCGCCTTGGCAGTGGGCGCGGGCGCGGCCGTTGTCGCAAGCTCGTCCCCCGTCGCCCCTCTGTTCTGGCCGCTGTGCGCCGTAGCGTTCTACATGGGCTACGAATGGCTGCTCGGCCCGTCCAAGGCCGTGGGCAAAGAGCGCGTGCTGCCCCGGATTGGATTGCGCGCGGCCGAGATCGTCGATGCGCCGCTGTGCGTAATGGGCCACTCCCACGACCCGGGCCGGGTCGAAGGCCAGGGCCGAACCTACCTCAACCCCGGAAGCTGGGGACCGCTGTTTAGTGACGTGGAGTGCACGCGGCGATCAAGCAAGGCCGATACCCTGGTGCGCATTGAGCACGGAGAGGGCCCGCCGCGCGCCGAGCTGCTGGCCTGGCGAAACGGCCGCGCCGTCCGGCTTTGA